The genomic interval TAATTGATTATTGTATCCAGTCCACAAAGTAAAATTCCACCTTTTTTCAAGATTCTATGGCATTCTTTAAAAACAGGCTCTACACTTTCAATATAGCAATTACTTACTGGATGAAAAATTATATCAAAACTTTCATCTTCAAAAGGTAAAGCTTTTGTCATATCAGCTTTCACAATATTTACTTTATATTTTTCTCTTTCTGCAACCATTTTTTCAGATGCTAATTGCTCATCTGAATAATCAAGCACAGTACAATCAGCACCTAAAGCAGTAAATATAGGGATTTGTTGTCCTCCACCAGAAGCCAAACCTAATAATTTTTTACCCTTTAAATCTCCAAACCATTCATGAGGAACAAATTTTACTGGTGTAAGTTTTACATCCCAATCTCCATTTAAAGCCTTGATATATTCTTCATGACTTATGGCTCTTCCCCACTTCCAATCTTCATCTTTAATCCATCTGTTTATTGTTGCCGCATTAATATCTTGGTAACTCATTTTATTATCCTCCCTACGATAAAGTTGTTATAATTCAATCCAAAACCTTTTCTTATTCTCACCATCGACATTTCTAATATCTTCCAATTTGGCATTGGCTGATAGAATTACTTTTTCACTGGCAATATTATCTTCATCACAAGTGATAAGAACTCTTTTTATTTTTAACTCTTTACATTTTTCTAAGGCAAGTTTTAACATCTGTTTGGCATAACCTTTATTTCTTTCAGTTTTTCTAACCCCATATCCAATATGTCCACCAGCCTCAGTTAAATATTCATTTAAGTAATGTCTAATATCTATCATTCCTACAATGTAATTATCTTTTTCTCTTATTCCTAAATATGTTGATGAAGGAACAAGTCCTTTAGGAACAGTGTCTTCACAACTTCTCTTTTTTAATTCTTCAAGCCAAATTTCAATAGAAGAAAATCTATCTAAACCGGCAGAACCATTTATAATAGGACTTTCTGCTAAGGATTCTTCCTTGTATTTAATAATTTCATCTGCATAAGATAAGTCAGGTTTTACTAAAATAATTTTATCCATGAACAACCTCCTATTAAATATTTCCTAAAAACTTGTTTATATATTTGAATCATATCATAAATTGTGAAAAAAATAAATTTGTGTTAATATATTTTTAACTTATAATAAATTTTTAAGGAGGAATTCTATGAGAAAAACTTTTAGTAAAAAAGCAGCATTACTACCTTTACCAGTATATATTATTGGAACTTATGATGAAAATGGAAAAGCTAATGCTATGAATTTAGCTTGGGGAGTACAATGTGGTTATCATGAAGTTTCATTGAGCATAGCAAAAGAACATAAGACAATGAAAAATATTTTATTAAAGAAAGAATTTACGATAAGTTTAGCAACTAAAGCTACAAAAGATATTGCAGATTATTTTGGAATAGAATCAGGAAATAAAGTGGATAAAATAGAAAAATCAGGTGTACATGTAGTAAAGAGTGAAAATATAGATGCTCCAATTATAGAGGAATTTCCATTGACTCTTGAATGTAAAGTTATAGAAATTCAAGAAGAATTAGGAGATTATAGAGTAATTGCTGAAATTATTAATACACTAGCAGATGAATCTGTACTAAATGAAAAAGGTCAAATAGATGTAGATAAGCTAGAACTTATAACTTTTGACTCAATTACAAATTCATATCGTGTACTTGGAGAAAAGGTTGGACAAGCTTTTAAAGATGGAGCTAAAATAAAATAATAAAAAAATCCCACAGAAAACTCTGTGGGATAAATATTTGTATATACTTTTGGTAATTAACGTTTTGAGAATTGTGGGCTTCTTCTTGCTTTTTTCTTTCCGTATTTCTTTCTTTCAACCATTCTTGAGTCTCTAGTTAAGAATCCAGCTTCTCTTAAAGCAGCCTTTAAACTATCATCAGCAAGTACTAAAGCTCTTGCAATACCATGTCTGATAGCTCCAGCTTGTCCAGAGTTACCTCCACCAACTACATTTACTTTAACTGCATATTTGTCTAAAGTTTCTGTTAAAGCTAAAGGTTGTTCAACAATTCTAGAAAGGATTGCTCTTCCACCGAAATATTCGTCCATACCTTTACCGTTTATTTCTACTCCTTGTCCACCAGGAATTAATCTTACTCTTGCTACTGAAGTTTTTCTTCTTCCAGTTCCTAAAAATTGAGTTATTTTTTCTGCCACTGTTCTACCCCCTTATTATAATTCTACCTTGTTTGGTTTTTGTGCAGTATGAGAATGTTCTGTTCCTACAAATACTCTAAGTCTTGTTAGTTGTTGTCTTCCTAATTTGTTTTTTGGAAGCATTCTCTTAACAGCTAGCATTAAAAGTTCTTCAGGTTTTTTAGCTAAGATTTCTCCTAGTTTTCTTGCTCTTATTCCTCCAGGGAATCCAGAGTGATTGTAGTAAACTTTGTCATTTAATTTTTTACCAGTTACAACTAGTTTTTCAACATTAGTAACTACAACATAGTCTCCACCATCTATATGTGGTGTAAATGTTATTTTTTCTTTACCCATTAATTTTTTAGCAATTTCAACTGCTAATCTTCCTAAAATTTGTCCTTCTGCATCATAATGGTGCCACTCTCTGACAACATCTTCTTTTCTTTGCATAAAAGTATATTTTTTCACTTTTAAATCCTCCTAATATGGTTATATTTTTTAATATAACGCAACGGTCCTTTGTGGGAAAGGCTTACATCTGATTATTATAGTCTTTTTTTTAGATTATGTCAATATATTTGTTTAATTTCATGGTCTTTATTAAAAATATTTTCAGCTATAAGATTTCCAGCCTTATCGTAAACTTTTACAGATCTACCATTTTTACTTCTATCTTCCACTTGCATAAGTTGTCCATTTTCATAATATATCTTACTATTTACAGTTCCATCTATGCTAGGTGAAAGTTCAAGTAAAATTTTTCCACTTGGATAGTACATAACAGCAGTTGTACCCTTTAATTGAATAGAGGGTTTTCCATTCTTGTATTCAGCTTGAATAGTATCAGAAGTTAAAAGATAAAGAGCAGTTTTTACTAAATTTTCTTTTGAGAACATATCTAAAAGAGATTTTTTAGCAGGTTCACCATTTATTCTAATTCCTTCATCTGAATTAGAGAAAACTTCTTTTCCATTTTCATGATATACAGCTAAATCTGTTTTATCCATAGTGAATAATTTTTTTCCACTTGAATAGAAAATAGTCATTTTTTTACCTTCAATTTGAGATAATAAATCTCCATTTTCATAATATATTTTTCCTGAAATTAATTTTCCTTGAGTGTAATTTAACTCAGAAATAGTTTTTCCATTTTCATAGTAAGTAGTTTCAGTACCTTCAACCTTATTATTAACTATATTAATTTTTCCATATAGTTTACCACTTGGATAGTATCTTTCTTGAAGTCCATCAGCTAAACCTTCTTTAAAGTTTCCTTTTATGATAACACCATTTTTTTCTTTATATTCTTGCTTTCCATTGGCAAGAACATTGTCTACATACAAACTACCATTTTTTCTTTCATAGTTTTTACTTGTGCTTATGTTTGTGTTTTTTATTTCCTTAACTTCACCTCCTGAGTTGCCACCAATATTATCTAGGTTGACACAGGCAGTAAAAATTAATGCTAATAATATAATTCCTTTTTTCATATAACCTCCTAAAGATAAAAAGAGATTAAAAGTTAAGAAACTTTTAATCCCCTCTATTTAATTTCTTAATCTAATTTTTTAATATCTGTAACTAAATCAAAACCACCAACGATTTTATCTCCTTCTTCGTTGTAAATATTTTCTGAGTCCCCATCTATTTCGTATAATGGTTTACCATCTCTATAATTTAGAACGCTTCCACCTTCTTTTTC from Fusobacterium pseudoperiodonticum carries:
- a CDS encoding class I SAM-dependent methyltransferase; protein product: MSYQDINAATINRWIKDEDWKWGRAISHEEYIKALNGDWDVKLTPVKFVPHEWFGDLKGKKLLGLASGGGQQIPIFTALGADCTVLDYSDEQLASEKMVAEREKYKVNIVKADMTKALPFEDESFDIIFHPVSNCYIESVEPVFKECHRILKKGGILLCGLDTIINYVLDENEKKIVFSMPFNPLKNEEHREFLKKMDCGYQFSHNLSEQLGGQLKAGFILTNIEDDTGGEGRLHEMNIPTFIMTRAVKL
- a CDS encoding GNAT family N-acetyltransferase — encoded protein: MDKIILVKPDLSYADEIIKYKEESLAESPIINGSAGLDRFSSIEIWLEELKKRSCEDTVPKGLVPSSTYLGIREKDNYIVGMIDIRHYLNEYLTEAGGHIGYGVRKTERNKGYAKQMLKLALEKCKELKIKRVLITCDEDNIASEKVILSANAKLEDIRNVDGENKKRFWIEL
- a CDS encoding flavin reductase family protein, whose amino-acid sequence is MRKTFSKKAALLPLPVYIIGTYDENGKANAMNLAWGVQCGYHEVSLSIAKEHKTMKNILLKKEFTISLATKATKDIADYFGIESGNKVDKIEKSGVHVVKSENIDAPIIEEFPLTLECKVIEIQEELGDYRVIAEIINTLADESVLNEKGQIDVDKLELITFDSITNSYRVLGEKVGQAFKDGAKIK
- the rpsI gene encoding 30S ribosomal protein S9; the protein is MAEKITQFLGTGRRKTSVARVRLIPGGQGVEINGKGMDEYFGGRAILSRIVEQPLALTETLDKYAVKVNVVGGGNSGQAGAIRHGIARALVLADDSLKAALREAGFLTRDSRMVERKKYGKKKARRSPQFSKR
- the rplM gene encoding 50S ribosomal protein L13, whose product is MKKYTFMQRKEDVVREWHHYDAEGQILGRLAVEIAKKLMGKEKITFTPHIDGGDYVVVTNVEKLVVTGKKLNDKVYYNHSGFPGGIRARKLGEILAKKPEELLMLAVKRMLPKNKLGRQQLTRLRVFVGTEHSHTAQKPNKVEL
- a CDS encoding toxin-antitoxin system YwqK family antitoxin, with the translated sequence MKKGIILLALIFTACVNLDNIGGNSGGEVKEIKNTNISTSKNYERKNGSLYVDNVLANGKQEYKEKNGVIIKGNFKEGLADGLQERYYPSGKLYGKINIVNNKVEGTETTYYENGKTISELNYTQGKLISGKIYYENGDLLSQIEGKKMTIFYSSGKKLFTMDKTDLAVYHENGKEVFSNSDEGIRINGEPAKKSLLDMFSKENLVKTALYLLTSDTIQAEYKNGKPSIQLKGTTAVMYYPSGKILLELSPSIDGTVNSKIYYENGQLMQVEDRSKNGRSVKVYDKAGNLIAENIFNKDHEIKQIY